Proteins co-encoded in one Arachis stenosperma cultivar V10309 chromosome 7, arast.V10309.gnm1.PFL2, whole genome shotgun sequence genomic window:
- the LOC130940861 gene encoding uncharacterized protein LOC130940861 yields MGNQLSLRPSNAATAKIVLWDGSIHDYEQPLTVAELMLEHPQQVVVEFDSALTTKQKRPTPLPADKMLQMNKVYLMLPVKKGKPVSLTSHDGRRILLAVNSALRSKEIVCSSRLVPWLLRLAGGEGGTRDAGGGVRRREEETVRCEISEFLMPEMMRPEYLSRQLSAGSNGWRPSLDTIKEKKIEKKLNHWLFINGV; encoded by the coding sequence ATGGGAAACCAACTCTCCCTTCGTCCTTCAAATGCAGCCACAGCGAAAATCGTCTTGTGGGACGGTTCCATTCATGACTATGAGCAACCTCTAACGGTGGCAGAGCTCATGCTAGAGCACCCGCAGCAGGTAGTTGTGGAATTCGATTCGGCTTTGACGACGAAACAGAAGCGGCCAACTCCATTGCCGGCCGACAAGATGCTTCAGATGAACAAGGTCTACCTCATGCTTCCCGTCAAGAAAGGGAAGCCTGTCTCTTTGACAAGCCACGACGGCCGCCGCATTCTCTTGGCCGTTAACTCTGCCTTGCGTTCCAAGGAAATCGTCTGTTCCTCCAGGCTTGTTCCGTGGCTCTTGCGTCTTGCCGGCGGGGAGGGTGGGACTAGAGACGCCGGTGGAGGCGTCCGGAGAAGGGAGGAAGAGACGGTGCGGTGCGAGATTTCAGAGTTTTTGATGCCGGAGATGATGAGGCCGGAGTATTTGAGTAGGCAACTTTCAGCTGGGAGTAATGGGTGGAGGCCAAGCTTGGACACCATTAAGGAGAAGAAGATTGAAAAGAAACTTAATCACTGGTTGTTCATCAATGGTGTTTAA